A window from Festucalex cinctus isolate MCC-2025b chromosome 12, RoL_Fcin_1.0, whole genome shotgun sequence encodes these proteins:
- the lbh gene encoding protein LBH, which produces MTEVMINSTPMEDMRLSPTKDRLSFQIFPDPSDFERCCKLKDRLPSIVVEPTDGEVESGELRWPPEEFLVSEEEEDDDDDDDVEPNNHGGVQNGQATANSQH; this is translated from the exons ATGACTGAGGTGATGATCAACAGCACCCCCATGGAGGACATGAGGCTGAGTCCCACCAAGGACAGACTTTCGTTCCAG ATTTTCCCCGACCCATCCGACTTTGAGCGCTGCTGCAAGCTCAAAGACCGTCTGCCCTCCATCGTGGTGGAGCCCACGGACGGGGAGGTGGAGAGCGGCGAGCTGCGCTGGCCTCCCGAGGAGTTCCTTGtcagcgaggaggaggaggacgacgacgatgatgatgatgtggagCCCAACAACCACGGCGGCGTCCAAAACGGACAGGCGACGGCGAACTCCCAGCACTAG